One Saccharopolyspora erythraea NRRL 2338 genomic region harbors:
- a CDS encoding aldose 1-epimerase family protein, whose protein sequence is MNDPVPATGRQFEIAHGAARAVVTEVGAALRAFEVGGVPYSETYGPDEQPPSAAGAVLVPWPNRVADGHWTLDGEPQQLALSEPARHNAIHGLLRHAPWRLVEHAESTVVLHAMVVAQPGWPVPLLTSIGYTLDDDGLTVTHTVENLGARATPFGVGVHPYPRAGHAETDDCVLRLAASSVLPVDPERLLPTRPPRALQGDEIEFRTGRRLAGVLLDTAFGGAAPAPDDPRERIRHTLTDPTGHGVELWADPVFKWVQVYTADDFPGRGRAVAIEPMTCPPAALNSGEDLLVLQPGETWIASWGLRPL, encoded by the coding sequence GTGAATGATCCAGTTCCCGCCACCGGCCGGCAGTTCGAGATCGCCCATGGCGCCGCGCGGGCCGTCGTCACCGAGGTCGGCGCGGCGCTTCGCGCGTTCGAGGTCGGCGGGGTGCCGTACTCGGAGACCTACGGGCCCGACGAGCAGCCGCCGTCGGCGGCTGGCGCGGTGCTGGTGCCGTGGCCGAACCGGGTCGCCGACGGGCACTGGACGCTGGACGGCGAGCCGCAGCAGCTCGCGCTCTCCGAGCCCGCGCGGCACAACGCCATCCACGGCCTGCTGCGGCACGCGCCGTGGCGGCTCGTCGAGCACGCCGAGTCCACGGTCGTGCTGCACGCGATGGTGGTGGCACAGCCGGGCTGGCCGGTGCCGCTGCTGACCTCCATCGGCTACACCCTCGACGACGACGGGCTCACCGTCACCCACACCGTGGAGAACCTCGGCGCCCGAGCCACGCCCTTCGGCGTCGGCGTGCACCCCTACCCGAGGGCGGGGCACGCGGAGACCGACGACTGCGTCCTGCGGCTGGCGGCTTCCAGCGTCCTGCCGGTCGACCCGGAGCGGCTGCTTCCGACCCGGCCACCGAGGGCGCTGCAGGGCGACGAGATCGAGTTCCGCACCGGTCGCAGGCTCGCGGGTGTCCTGCTCGACACCGCCTTCGGCGGCGCCGCGCCCGCCCCGGACGACCCGCGAGAACGCATCCGCCACACCCTCACCGACCCCACCGGCCACGGCGTCGAGCTGTGGGCGGATCCGGTGTTCAAGTGGGTGCAGGTCTACACCGCCGACGACTTCCCCGGGCGGGGCCGCGCGGTCGCCATCGAGCCGATGACCTGCCCCCCGGCCGCTCTCAACTCGGGGGAGGACCTGCTCGTCCTCCAGCCCGGCGAAACCTGGATCGCCTCCTGGGGCCTCCGCCCTCTCTGA
- a CDS encoding acyl-CoA dehydrogenase family protein: MPADRLLPTPEATDLLALTREMARDELAGAAAGHEAAGTFPREVFELLGKSGLLGLPYPEQYGGGEQPYEVYLQVLEEISRAWMTVGVGLSVHTMACFPLAHFGTDGQREKWLPDMIGGRTLGGYALSESHAGSDAAALSTRAVRAGDAYEVTGTKSWITHGGVADFYTLMARTSDDGPRGISCLLVDGTTPGLSAGTPEHKMGLTGSPTTELRFDGARVPAERLVGAEGDGLKIALAALDSGRLGIAACAVGLAQAALDLAVDYAKQREQFGRPIIEFQGLEFLLADMAAVVHSARATYLDGARRRDAGMPFGMQASVAKLVATDAAMKVTTDAVQVLGGVGYTRDFPAERYMREAKVLQIFEGTNQIQRMLIGRHLAKS; this comes from the coding sequence ATGCCTGCCGACCGCCTGCTTCCCACCCCCGAAGCAACCGACCTGCTCGCCCTGACCAGGGAGATGGCCCGCGACGAGCTCGCGGGGGCCGCCGCCGGGCACGAGGCCGCGGGCACCTTCCCGCGGGAGGTCTTCGAGCTGCTCGGCAAGTCCGGCCTGCTCGGCCTGCCCTACCCGGAGCAGTACGGCGGCGGCGAGCAGCCGTACGAGGTCTACCTGCAGGTGCTGGAAGAGATCAGCCGCGCCTGGATGACCGTGGGCGTCGGCCTGTCGGTGCACACCATGGCGTGCTTCCCGCTGGCCCACTTCGGCACCGACGGGCAGCGGGAGAAGTGGCTCCCCGACATGATCGGCGGCCGGACGCTCGGCGGGTACGCGCTCTCGGAGTCGCACGCGGGCTCCGACGCGGCGGCGCTGAGCACGCGCGCGGTGCGCGCGGGCGACGCGTACGAGGTGACCGGAACCAAGTCGTGGATCACCCACGGCGGCGTCGCCGACTTCTACACCCTGATGGCGCGGACCTCCGACGACGGCCCGCGGGGCATCAGCTGCCTGCTGGTCGACGGCACGACGCCCGGCCTGTCGGCGGGCACACCCGAGCACAAGATGGGGCTCACCGGTTCGCCCACGACCGAGCTGCGCTTCGACGGCGCGCGGGTGCCCGCCGAGCGGCTCGTCGGAGCCGAGGGCGACGGGCTCAAGATCGCGCTCGCCGCGCTCGACTCGGGCCGGCTCGGCATCGCGGCCTGCGCCGTCGGCCTCGCCCAGGCGGCGCTGGACCTGGCGGTGGACTACGCCAAGCAGCGCGAACAGTTCGGGCGGCCGATCATCGAGTTCCAGGGCCTGGAGTTCCTGCTCGCCGACATGGCCGCGGTCGTCCACTCGGCCCGCGCCACCTACCTGGACGGCGCGCGGCGCCGCGACGCCGGCATGCCGTTCGGCATGCAGGCGTCGGTGGCCAAGCTGGTCGCCACCGACGCGGCGATGAAGGTGACCACCGACGCGGTGCAGGTCCTCGGCGGCGTCGGCTACACCCGCGACTTCCCCGCCGAGCGCTACATGCGCGAGGCCAAGGTGCTGCAGATCTTCGAGGGCACCAACCAGATCCAGCGCATGCTCATCGGCCGCCACCTGGCGAAGAGCTGA
- a CDS encoding TylF/MycF family methyltransferase, giving the protein MSATGLSRPDARERTGSPDANGTRYLELMKRVLTNVVYEDVTHRLDHANARGNPRFDPERRRNGLDWPSVAHTMIGRKRLDNLHDCLERVVADDVPGDLAETGVWRGGACIFMRAFLAAHGITDRQVWVADSFEGMPDTDGSAHDLDRELALHRMNEVLGIPLEVVRDNFRRYGLLDEQVRFLPGWFADTLPAAPVSELAVLRLDGDLYESTMDALVHLYPRLSPGGFVIVDDYALPPCRAAVREFRRDNGIHEPVEWIDYMGVYWRRER; this is encoded by the coding sequence GTGAGCGCCACCGGGCTCTCGCGGCCGGACGCGCGGGAGCGGACGGGTTCGCCGGACGCCAACGGCACCCGGTACCTGGAGCTGATGAAGAGGGTCCTCACCAACGTCGTCTACGAGGACGTCACCCACCGGCTCGACCACGCCAACGCGCGCGGCAACCCCCGCTTTGACCCGGAGCGCCGCCGCAACGGCCTGGACTGGCCGTCGGTCGCGCACACCATGATCGGGCGCAAGCGGCTGGACAACCTGCACGACTGCCTGGAGCGGGTGGTGGCCGACGACGTGCCCGGCGACCTCGCCGAGACCGGGGTCTGGCGGGGCGGCGCGTGCATCTTCATGCGGGCGTTCCTCGCCGCGCACGGCATCACCGACCGCCAGGTGTGGGTGGCCGACTCCTTCGAGGGGATGCCCGACACCGACGGCAGCGCTCACGACCTCGACCGGGAGCTGGCGCTGCACCGGATGAACGAGGTGCTCGGAATCCCGCTGGAGGTGGTGCGGGACAACTTCCGCCGCTACGGACTGCTCGACGAGCAGGTGCGGTTCCTGCCCGGCTGGTTCGCCGACACCTTGCCGGCCGCCCCGGTCTCCGAGCTCGCGGTGCTCCGGCTCGACGGCGACCTGTACGAGTCGACGATGGACGCCCTGGTGCACCTCTACCCCAGGCTCTCCCCGGGCGGCTTCGTCATCGTCGACGACTACGCCCTGCCGCCGTGCCGCGCCGCGGTGCGCGAGTTCCGCCGGGACAACGGCATCCACGAACCCGTCGAGTGGATCGACTACATGGGCGTCTACTGGCGTCGCGAACGCTGA
- a CDS encoding nucleotide disphospho-sugar-binding domain-containing protein encodes MRVLLSSLPAAGHLYPLVPFAWALRCAGHDVLVAAPSDLVPEATATGLPVAAVTDGPIGLRDLLERLRRLPWFGGDHAILGSLHDFATGADDRSPLTDLVEQTLPGTEALVRDWRPDVVLRDMADLTGVLACARTGVPFAEHWWGLAAPAPARGELRRIFGDLFARFEARTPPRRALTIDPVPPSFQSDDAPPVYRSRYVPYNGRAERPALPPRSQTPRICLSFGTLLTGDGVSGLAERVLDAAHRLGAEVVLAADEPPVESHPALLAAGRLPLDQVLASCDALVHHGGSGTMLTALCHGLPQLVFPHGSDHFVNADRLRSLHLAAVLNARDDPTRVERTLHAVLTDEGMRAGTRKIADEIAAQPAPADLVPLFEATVEDLAA; translated from the coding sequence ATGCGCGTGCTGCTGAGCAGCCTGCCCGCCGCCGGCCACCTCTACCCGCTCGTCCCGTTCGCGTGGGCGCTGCGCTGCGCCGGGCACGACGTGCTTGTCGCCGCGCCCAGCGACCTCGTGCCGGAGGCGACCGCCACGGGCCTGCCGGTGGCGGCGGTGACCGACGGCCCCATCGGCCTGCGGGACCTCCTGGAGCGGCTGAGACGGCTCCCGTGGTTCGGCGGTGACCACGCCATCCTCGGCTCGCTGCACGACTTCGCCACCGGCGCCGACGACCGCTCCCCGCTGACCGACCTGGTCGAGCAGACCCTGCCCGGCACCGAGGCGCTGGTCCGCGACTGGCGCCCGGACGTGGTCCTGCGCGACATGGCCGACCTCACCGGGGTGCTGGCCTGCGCCCGCACCGGTGTGCCGTTCGCCGAGCACTGGTGGGGTCTGGCCGCACCGGCGCCGGCGAGGGGCGAGCTGCGCAGGATCTTCGGCGACCTCTTCGCCCGCTTCGAAGCCCGCACGCCCCCGAGGCGTGCGCTCACGATCGACCCGGTGCCGCCCAGCTTCCAGAGCGACGACGCCCCGCCCGTCTACCGCTCCCGCTACGTGCCCTACAACGGCCGCGCGGAGCGGCCCGCTCTGCCACCGAGGTCTCAGACCCCGCGGATCTGCCTCTCCTTCGGCACGCTGCTGACCGGAGACGGCGTGTCCGGCCTGGCCGAGCGGGTCCTGGACGCGGCGCACCGGCTGGGCGCCGAGGTCGTGCTGGCCGCGGACGAGCCACCGGTCGAATCGCACCCGGCGTTGCTGGCCGCCGGGCGGCTTCCGCTCGACCAGGTCCTGGCGAGCTGCGACGCGCTGGTACACCACGGCGGCTCGGGCACGATGCTCACCGCCCTGTGCCACGGGCTCCCGCAACTGGTGTTCCCGCACGGGTCCGACCACTTCGTCAACGCCGACCGCCTGCGGTCGCTGCACCTGGCCGCGGTGCTCAACGCCCGTGACGACCCGACCCGCGTCGAACGCACGCTGCACGCGGTGCTGACCGACGAGGGCATGCGCGCCGGTACCCGCAAGATCGCCGACGAGATCGCCGCGCAGCCCGCTCCGGCCGACCTGGTGCCGCTGTTCGAGGCGACCGTCGAGGACCTGGCGGCGTGA
- a CDS encoding TetR/AcrR family transcriptional regulator — MTTSDRSLAGGPRPRQAGTRQVSARRAELLDRLRDLFLAEGFAHLTLDDLAGRLHCSKSTLYTLAGSKEQLAVRVVGHYFKTATAFVEGRVETVTDVRDRMRVYLDAAAEALRPASREFIEDMAANSATRATYEANAHAAADRVRRYIRDGVREGVFREVHAALVAEMVGRTINGIQSGEIGERTGLSDAEAFAALSQFLLGGLSAEQGDNGRDHSSEEK; from the coding sequence ATGACCACCTCCGACCGCTCGCTCGCAGGCGGGCCGCGTCCCAGGCAGGCGGGAACGCGGCAGGTCAGCGCCCGGCGGGCGGAACTGCTCGACCGGCTGCGCGACCTGTTCCTGGCCGAGGGCTTCGCGCACCTGACGCTCGACGACCTCGCGGGCCGCCTGCACTGCTCGAAGTCGACGCTGTACACGCTGGCGGGCAGCAAGGAGCAGCTCGCCGTGCGCGTGGTCGGCCACTACTTCAAGACCGCGACCGCCTTCGTGGAGGGCCGCGTCGAGACGGTGACCGACGTCCGCGACCGCATGCGCGTGTACCTTGATGCCGCAGCAGAGGCGCTGCGGCCGGCATCCCGCGAGTTCATCGAGGACATGGCGGCCAACTCCGCGACCAGGGCCACCTACGAGGCCAACGCGCACGCCGCGGCGGACCGCGTCCGCCGCTACATCCGGGACGGCGTCCGCGAGGGCGTCTTCCGCGAGGTGCACGCCGCGCTGGTCGCCGAGATGGTCGGCCGGACGATCAACGGCATCCAGAGTGGCGAGATCGGTGAGCGCACCGGGCTGTCGGACGCGGAGGCGTTCGCGGCGCTTTCGCAGTTCCTGCTCGGCGGCCTGTCGGCGGAGCAGGGTGACAACGGGCGCGACCACAGTTCGGAGGAAAAGTGA
- a CDS encoding APC family permease gives MANETTVNDDAPGGAQNPGLKKVMGPKLLLFFVVGDILGTTIYSLTGKVAGKVGGALWIPFLVAFLVAFLTAFSYLELVGKYPKAGGAPLYVHRAFGVHFVTFLIAFAVMCSGITSASSAAQAFSGDYLEAIVPGVPAWPVAIGFLLILAGINLRGVGESVKMNVVLTCVELTGLLIVIVFGAFAVFGGSSNPDLVPDPSRLTQFNADTSPLLAITSATALAFFAMVGFEDSVNMAEETKNPAKNFPRALLMGLSITAAIYLVIALITSTLVPTAELAESDGPLLLVVQAAAPWFPPILFSAIALFAVTNTALINMLMASRLVYGMAQEKIIPKQFGAVHRTRQTPWVSILFTSIIAMVLVSLLDISDLGSTTSLLLLAVFAVVNVAVLVLRKHKVEHEHFQAPTWVPVLGALSCAFFASPLSGRPVDEYLIAGALLGIGVIFWVINYFVTGGTRFDAAKLSK, from the coding sequence ATGGCCAACGAAACGACCGTGAACGACGACGCGCCCGGCGGTGCGCAGAACCCTGGCCTCAAGAAGGTCATGGGTCCGAAACTGCTGCTGTTCTTCGTGGTGGGAGACATCCTCGGGACCACGATCTACTCCCTGACCGGCAAGGTCGCCGGCAAGGTCGGCGGCGCGTTGTGGATCCCGTTCCTGGTCGCGTTCCTCGTGGCGTTCCTGACCGCCTTCAGCTACCTGGAACTGGTCGGCAAGTACCCGAAGGCGGGCGGCGCCCCGCTGTACGTGCACCGCGCCTTCGGCGTGCACTTCGTGACGTTCCTGATCGCCTTCGCGGTGATGTGCTCCGGCATCACCTCGGCGTCGTCGGCCGCGCAGGCCTTCAGCGGTGACTACCTGGAGGCCATCGTCCCGGGAGTCCCGGCGTGGCCGGTGGCGATCGGCTTCCTGCTGATCCTGGCCGGCATCAACCTCCGCGGCGTCGGCGAGTCGGTGAAGATGAACGTGGTGCTGACCTGCGTCGAGCTCACCGGTCTGCTGATCGTCATCGTCTTCGGCGCGTTCGCCGTCTTCGGCGGCAGCAGCAACCCGGACCTGGTGCCCGACCCGAGCAGGCTCACCCAGTTCAACGCCGACACCTCGCCGCTGCTGGCGATCACCTCGGCCACCGCGCTGGCGTTCTTCGCGATGGTCGGCTTCGAGGACTCGGTCAACATGGCCGAGGAGACCAAGAACCCGGCGAAGAACTTCCCGCGCGCGCTGCTGATGGGTCTGAGCATCACGGCCGCGATCTACCTGGTCATCGCGCTGATCACCTCGACGCTGGTGCCCACCGCCGAGCTCGCCGAGTCCGACGGCCCGCTGCTGCTGGTCGTGCAGGCCGCCGCGCCGTGGTTCCCGCCGATCCTGTTCTCGGCGATCGCGCTGTTCGCGGTCACCAACACCGCGCTGATCAACATGCTGATGGCCAGCAGGCTCGTCTACGGCATGGCGCAGGAGAAGATCATCCCCAAGCAGTTCGGCGCGGTGCACCGCACCCGCCAGACGCCGTGGGTGTCGATCCTGTTCACCAGCATCATCGCGATGGTCCTGGTCAGCTTGCTGGACATCTCCGACCTCGGCAGCACCACCTCGCTGCTGCTGCTCGCGGTGTTCGCCGTGGTCAACGTCGCGGTTCTGGTGCTGCGCAAGCACAAGGTCGAGCACGAGCACTTCCAGGCGCCCACCTGGGTGCCGGTGCTGGGTGCGCTCAGCTGCGCGTTCTTCGCCAGCCCGCTGTCGGGCCGCCCGGTCGACGAGTACCTCATCGCGGGTGCGCTGCTGGGCATCGGCGTGATCTTCTGGGTGATTAACTACTTCGTCACCGGCGGGACACGATTCGACGCCGCCAAGCTCAGCAAGTAG
- a CDS encoding citrate synthase has protein sequence MPDDATTKRTVALRYDGGEHEMQVTQPTEGAPGVDLGKLLAQTGLVTLDPGFVNTAACTSDITYIDGDAGILRYRGYPIEELAAKSNFIEVSYLLIYGELPTQQQYEDFAERIRRHTLLHEDLKQFFDGFPRDAHPMPVLSSAVSALSTFYQDSLNPFDANQVELSTVRLLAKLPTIAAYAYKKSVGQPFLYPDNSLGLVENFLRMTFGFPAEPYEVDPTLTRALDLLFILHADHEQNCSTSTVRMVGSSEANLFASISAGINALFGPLHGGANSAVLEMLEGINRNGGDVDSFVNRVKNKEPGVKLMGFGHRVYKNYDPRAAIIKKTADEVLGKLSANDPLLDIALKLEEKALADDYFVERKLYPNVDFYTGLIYKAMGFPTKFFTVLFALGRLPGWIAHWREMLEDPARKISRPRQVYTGQAERSYTPIAQR, from the coding sequence ATGCCCGACGACGCGACCACCAAACGTACCGTCGCGCTGCGCTACGACGGCGGCGAGCATGAAATGCAGGTGACGCAGCCCACCGAGGGCGCGCCTGGTGTGGATCTCGGCAAGCTGCTGGCCCAGACCGGTTTGGTGACGTTGGATCCGGGATTCGTCAATACGGCGGCCTGCACCTCCGACATCACCTACATCGACGGTGACGCCGGCATCCTGCGCTACCGCGGTTACCCGATCGAGGAGCTCGCGGCGAAGTCGAACTTCATCGAGGTCTCCTACCTGCTGATCTACGGCGAGCTGCCGACCCAGCAGCAGTACGAGGACTTCGCCGAGCGGATCCGCAGGCACACCCTGCTGCACGAGGACCTCAAGCAGTTCTTCGACGGATTCCCGCGCGACGCGCACCCGATGCCCGTGCTGTCCTCGGCGGTCTCGGCGCTGTCCACCTTCTACCAGGACAGCCTCAACCCGTTCGACGCCAACCAGGTCGAACTGTCCACGGTCCGGCTGCTGGCCAAGCTGCCGACCATCGCGGCCTACGCCTACAAGAAGTCCGTGGGCCAGCCGTTCCTCTACCCGGACAACTCGCTCGGGCTGGTGGAGAACTTCCTGCGGATGACCTTCGGCTTCCCGGCCGAGCCCTACGAGGTCGACCCGACGCTGACCCGCGCCCTCGACCTGCTGTTCATCCTGCACGCCGACCACGAGCAGAACTGCTCGACCTCGACCGTGCGGATGGTCGGCTCCTCGGAGGCCAACCTGTTCGCCAGCATCTCGGCGGGCATCAACGCCCTGTTCGGGCCGCTGCACGGCGGCGCCAACAGCGCGGTGCTGGAGATGCTGGAGGGCATCAACCGCAACGGCGGTGACGTCGACTCGTTCGTCAACCGCGTCAAGAACAAGGAGCCGGGCGTCAAGCTCATGGGCTTCGGGCACCGGGTCTACAAGAACTACGACCCGCGCGCGGCGATCATCAAGAAGACCGCCGACGAGGTGCTCGGCAAGCTCAGCGCGAATGACCCGCTGCTGGACATCGCGCTCAAGCTGGAGGAGAAGGCGCTGGCCGACGACTACTTCGTCGAGCGCAAGCTCTACCCGAACGTCGACTTCTACACCGGCCTGATCTACAAGGCGATGGGCTTCCCGACGAAGTTCTTCACCGTGCTGTTCGCGCTCGGCCGCCTGCCCGGCTGGATCGCGCACTGGCGGGAGATGCTCGAGGACCCGGCCCGCAAGATCAGCCGACCGCGCCAGGTCTACACGGGCCAGGCGGAGCGGTCCTACACGCCGATCGCTCAGCGCTGA
- a CDS encoding cytochrome P450 family protein has translation MQPDQSPTPRPESRHSPAAACPHAAVHREERPGGLVTWQISAFSEARAALGDSRFSKDPRRLGEALRAGGRSMFAEYGDNLLDNLLNSDPPDHTRLRRLVGKAFSPATIERLGPTTQRLADELVASMLPAGRADLLAQFAYPFAFGVIARVLGLPPDSYRIFQRWTESMTAPREQGTDRMVAARHLCEHVTELVRRSREWLASAPAETLLDELVSARDDGDRLSENELVATVLLLIIAGHETTVNLIGNGVHALLQHPGQLALLRDHPDLIDGAVEELLRFQPPISKTTLRVTTTDVEVAGTEIPAGSIVNVLVPAANRDQRQFPDADRLDITRPPSAHMSFGHGIHYCIGAPLARMEGRIAIGALLRGLPGLRLAEPAAEIPWRASNILRGLQRLPVRFDSAGADDEVRDRRHAGAARVHA, from the coding sequence GTGCAGCCCGACCAGTCCCCCACCCCCCGGCCCGAGTCCCGCCACAGCCCCGCGGCCGCCTGCCCGCACGCCGCGGTGCACCGCGAGGAACGCCCCGGCGGCCTGGTGACCTGGCAGATCAGCGCTTTCTCCGAGGCGCGTGCCGCGCTCGGGGACAGCAGGTTCAGCAAGGACCCCCGGCGGCTCGGCGAGGCGCTGCGCGCCGGCGGCAGGTCGATGTTCGCCGAGTACGGCGACAACCTGCTCGACAACCTCCTCAACAGCGACCCGCCCGACCACACCAGGCTGCGCAGGCTGGTGGGCAAGGCTTTCTCGCCCGCCACCATCGAACGGCTCGGACCCACGACCCAGCGGCTCGCCGACGAACTGGTCGCCTCGATGCTGCCCGCGGGCCGGGCCGACCTGCTCGCGCAGTTCGCATACCCGTTCGCGTTCGGTGTGATCGCGCGCGTCCTCGGTCTCCCGCCCGACTCCTACCGGATCTTCCAGCGCTGGACCGAGTCGATGACCGCGCCCCGCGAGCAGGGCACCGACCGCATGGTCGCCGCGCGACACCTGTGCGAACACGTGACCGAGCTGGTGCGCCGCAGCCGGGAGTGGCTGGCCAGCGCACCGGCCGAGACGCTGCTCGACGAGCTGGTCAGCGCCCGCGACGACGGCGACCGGCTGTCGGAGAACGAGCTCGTCGCCACCGTGCTGCTGCTGATCATCGCCGGCCACGAGACCACGGTGAACCTCATCGGCAACGGCGTGCACGCGCTGCTCCAGCACCCCGGCCAGCTCGCCCTGCTCCGCGACCACCCGGACCTGATCGACGGCGCGGTGGAGGAGCTGCTGCGCTTCCAACCGCCGATCAGCAAGACGACGCTGCGCGTCACGACGACCGACGTCGAGGTGGCAGGCACCGAGATCCCGGCAGGCAGCATCGTCAACGTGCTGGTCCCCGCCGCCAACCGCGACCAGCGGCAGTTCCCCGATGCCGACCGGCTCGACATCACGCGGCCCCCGTCGGCGCACATGTCGTTCGGCCACGGCATCCACTACTGCATCGGCGCGCCGCTGGCCCGGATGGAGGGCCGCATCGCCATCGGCGCGCTGCTGCGCGGGCTCCCCGGGCTCCGGCTCGCCGAACCCGCCGCGGAGATCCCCTGGCGCGCCAGCAACATCCTGCGCGGACTGCAACGCCTCCCGGTCCGCTTCGACTCCGCCGGGGCCGACGACGAGGTGCGCGACCGCCGCCACGCCGGTGCCGCGCGGGTGCACGCGTGA
- a CDS encoding carbohydrate kinase family protein, giving the protein MIVIGGEALVDLVPDQSTADGELGPLHPRLGGGPYNVAIALGRLGVPVGFFARVSTDQFGDKLVERLHDSNVDTSLVQRGPQPTTLAVVGLAEDGSARYSFHTADTAVRFVEDRELPAETSAVAFGTLGMVLEPAASVYEKVLFREAERGRFVALDPNIRADLIEDPSAYRERFASWLPAVSLLKVSEEDAEWLAGGEDLATALRRWQQAGPAAVVMTRGAEGLSVLTASGELFEVPGVRAEVADTIGAGDTVQAALLGWLHRNDALSVDGVRALGREDWERALRFAAAAAAVTVSRPGAEPPFASEVD; this is encoded by the coding sequence GTGATCGTCATCGGCGGAGAGGCCCTCGTCGACCTCGTCCCTGATCAGTCCACCGCGGACGGCGAGCTCGGGCCGCTGCACCCGCGGCTGGGCGGCGGCCCGTACAACGTCGCGATCGCGCTGGGCAGGCTCGGCGTGCCGGTGGGCTTCTTCGCGCGCGTCTCCACCGACCAGTTCGGCGACAAGCTGGTCGAGCGGCTGCACGACTCCAATGTGGACACCTCGCTGGTGCAGCGCGGCCCGCAGCCGACGACGCTGGCCGTGGTGGGGCTGGCCGAGGACGGTTCGGCCCGCTACAGCTTCCACACCGCCGACACCGCGGTGCGGTTCGTCGAGGACCGGGAGCTGCCCGCCGAGACCTCGGCGGTCGCCTTCGGCACGCTGGGCATGGTGCTGGAGCCCGCCGCGTCGGTGTACGAGAAGGTGCTGTTCCGCGAGGCCGAGCGCGGCCGGTTCGTCGCCCTCGACCCCAACATCCGCGCCGACCTGATCGAGGACCCCTCCGCCTACCGGGAGCGCTTCGCGAGCTGGCTGCCCGCCGTGAGCCTGCTGAAGGTGTCCGAGGAGGACGCCGAGTGGCTGGCCGGCGGCGAGGACCTGGCGACGGCGCTGCGCCGCTGGCAGCAGGCCGGTCCGGCGGCCGTGGTCATGACCAGGGGCGCGGAGGGGCTGTCGGTGCTCACCGCCTCCGGCGAGCTGTTCGAGGTGCCCGGCGTGCGGGCCGAGGTCGCCGACACGATCGGCGCGGGCGACACCGTCCAGGCGGCGCTGCTGGGCTGGCTGCACCGCAACGACGCGCTTTCGGTCGACGGCGTCCGCGCCCTCGGCCGTGAGGACTGGGAGCGGGCGCTGCGGTTCGCGGCGGCGGCCGCGGCCGTCACCGTGTCGCGCCCGGGCGCGGAGCCGCCGTTCGCCTCCGAGGTGGACTGA